The Muntiacus reevesi chromosome 7, mMunRee1.1, whole genome shotgun sequence genome includes a region encoding these proteins:
- the ZNF410 gene encoding zinc finger protein 410 isoform X1, with the protein MLSDELESKPELLVQFVQNTSIPLGQGLVESEAKDITCLSLLPVTEASECSRLMLPDDTPNHTNSSKEVPSSAVLRSLQVNVGPDGEETRAQTVQKSPEFLSTPESPSLLQDLQPNDSTSFILLNLTRAGLGSSAEHLVFVQDEAEDSGNDFLSSESTDSSIPWFLRVQELAHDSLIAATRAQLAKNAKTSSSGENVHLGSGDGQPKDSGPLPQMEKKLKCTVEGCDRTFVWPAHFKYHLKTHRNDRSFICPAAGCGKSFYVLQRLKVHMRTHNGEKPFVCPESNCGKQFTTAGNLKNHLRIHTGEKPFLCEAQGCGRSFAEYSSLRKHLVVHSGEKPHQCQVCGKTFSQSGSRNVHMRKHHLQAGAAGSQEQEPVAEPLMGSSLLEEASVTSKNLVSMNSQPSLGGESLNLPNTNSILGVDDEVLAEGSPRPLSSVPDVTHHLVTMQSGRQSYEVSVLTAVNPQELLNQGDLTERRT; encoded by the exons ATGTTATCAGATGAGTTAGAATCCAAACCAGAG CTCCTGGTACAGTTTGTTCAGAATACATCCATCCCCCTGGGACAGGGGTTGGTAGAATCAGAAGCTAAAGACATAACTTGCTTGTCCCTACTTCCAGTGACTGAAGCCTCAGAATGCAGTCGGCTAATGTTACCAG ATGATACTCCAAATCATACGAACTCCTCCAAGGAGGTTCCTTCCTCGGCTGTGTTGAGAAGCCTTCAGGTGAATGTGGGTCCAGACGGagaagagacgagggctcagactGTACAGAAGTCTCCAGAGTTTTTGTCCACTCCAGAGTCCCCTAGCTTGTTGCAAGATCTACAGCCAAATGATAGCActtcttttattcttcttaaCCTAACAAGAGCag GTCTGGGCTCTTCAGCCGAACACTTGGTATTTGTACAAGATGAAGCAGAGGATTCAGGGAATGATTTCCTCTCCAGTGAGAGCACAGACAGTAGCATTCCCTGGTTCCTCCGGGTTCAGGAGTTGGCCCATGACAGTCTGATCGCTGCCACTCGGGCACAGCTGGCAAAGAATGCAAAAACCAGCAGCAGTG GAGAAAATGTCCACCTTGGTTCTGGTGATGGGCAACCCAAAGATTCTGGGCCCCTTCCTCAAATGGAGAAGAAGCTCAAGTGTACAGTTGAAGGCTGTGACCGGACATTTGTGTGGCCAGCTCACTTTAAGTACCACCTTAAAACTCATCG AAACGACCGCTCCTTTATCTGCCCTGCAGCAGGTTGTGGGAAAAGCTTCTATGTACTACAGAGGCTGAAGGTGCACATGAGGACCCACAATGGGGAGAAGCCCTTTGTGTGCCCTGAGTCCAACTGTGGTAAGCAGTTCACAACAGCTGGAAACCTGAAGAACCACCTGCGCATCCATACAG GAGAGAAGCCTTTCCTTTGTGAAGCCCAAGGATGTGGCCGTTCCTTTGCTGAGTATTCTAGTCTTCGAAAACATTTGGTGGTTCACTCAG GAGAGAAGCCACATCAGTGTCAAGTCTGTGGAAAGACCTTCTCCCAGAGTGGGAGCAGGAACGTGCACATGAGGAAGCACCACTTGCAGGCGGGAGCAGCTGGGAGCCAGGAGCAGGAACCAGTTG CTGAGCCACTAATGGGCAGTAGTTTGCTTGAAGAGGCTTCAGTAACCAGTAAAAACCTGGTGTCTATGAATTCTCAGCCCAGCCTTGGTGGAGAATCCTTGAACCTACCAAATACCAATTCTATCCTAGGAGTTGATGATG AGGTGCTTGCTGAAGGCTCCCCACGTCCTCTGTCTTCAGTGCCTGATGTGACGCATCACCTGGTGACCATGCAGTCAGGGAGGCAGTCGTATGAGGTTTCTGTCTTAACTGCTGTAAATCCGCAGGAG TTACTAAACCAAGGAGATTTAACTGAAAGACGGACATGA
- the ZNF410 gene encoding zinc finger protein 410 isoform X2, whose product MLSDELESKPELLVQFVQNTSIPLGQGLVESEAKDITCLSLLPVTEASECSRLMLPDDTPNHTNSSKEVPSSAVLRSLQVNVGPDGEETRAQTVQKSPEFLSTPESPSLLQDLQPNDSTSFILLNLTRAGLGSSAEHLVFVQDEAEDSGNDFLSSESTDSSIPWFLRVQELAHDSLIAATRAQLAKNAKTSSSGENVHLGSGDGQPKDSGPLPQMEKKLKCTVEGCDRTFVWPAHFKYHLKTHRNDRSFICPAAGCGKSFYVLQRLKVHMRTHNGEKPFVCPESNCGKQFTTAGNLKNHLRIHTGEKPFLCEAQGCGRSFAEYSSLRKHLVVHSGEKPHQCQVCGKTFSQSGSRNVHMRKHHLQAGAAGSQEQEPVAEPLMGSSLLEEASVTSKNLVSMNSQPSLGGESLNLPNTNSILGVDDEVLAEGSPRPLSSVPDVTHHLVTMQSGRQSYEVSVLTAVNPQEDILLP is encoded by the exons ATGTTATCAGATGAGTTAGAATCCAAACCAGAG CTCCTGGTACAGTTTGTTCAGAATACATCCATCCCCCTGGGACAGGGGTTGGTAGAATCAGAAGCTAAAGACATAACTTGCTTGTCCCTACTTCCAGTGACTGAAGCCTCAGAATGCAGTCGGCTAATGTTACCAG ATGATACTCCAAATCATACGAACTCCTCCAAGGAGGTTCCTTCCTCGGCTGTGTTGAGAAGCCTTCAGGTGAATGTGGGTCCAGACGGagaagagacgagggctcagactGTACAGAAGTCTCCAGAGTTTTTGTCCACTCCAGAGTCCCCTAGCTTGTTGCAAGATCTACAGCCAAATGATAGCActtcttttattcttcttaaCCTAACAAGAGCag GTCTGGGCTCTTCAGCCGAACACTTGGTATTTGTACAAGATGAAGCAGAGGATTCAGGGAATGATTTCCTCTCCAGTGAGAGCACAGACAGTAGCATTCCCTGGTTCCTCCGGGTTCAGGAGTTGGCCCATGACAGTCTGATCGCTGCCACTCGGGCACAGCTGGCAAAGAATGCAAAAACCAGCAGCAGTG GAGAAAATGTCCACCTTGGTTCTGGTGATGGGCAACCCAAAGATTCTGGGCCCCTTCCTCAAATGGAGAAGAAGCTCAAGTGTACAGTTGAAGGCTGTGACCGGACATTTGTGTGGCCAGCTCACTTTAAGTACCACCTTAAAACTCATCG AAACGACCGCTCCTTTATCTGCCCTGCAGCAGGTTGTGGGAAAAGCTTCTATGTACTACAGAGGCTGAAGGTGCACATGAGGACCCACAATGGGGAGAAGCCCTTTGTGTGCCCTGAGTCCAACTGTGGTAAGCAGTTCACAACAGCTGGAAACCTGAAGAACCACCTGCGCATCCATACAG GAGAGAAGCCTTTCCTTTGTGAAGCCCAAGGATGTGGCCGTTCCTTTGCTGAGTATTCTAGTCTTCGAAAACATTTGGTGGTTCACTCAG GAGAGAAGCCACATCAGTGTCAAGTCTGTGGAAAGACCTTCTCCCAGAGTGGGAGCAGGAACGTGCACATGAGGAAGCACCACTTGCAGGCGGGAGCAGCTGGGAGCCAGGAGCAGGAACCAGTTG CTGAGCCACTAATGGGCAGTAGTTTGCTTGAAGAGGCTTCAGTAACCAGTAAAAACCTGGTGTCTATGAATTCTCAGCCCAGCCTTGGTGGAGAATCCTTGAACCTACCAAATACCAATTCTATCCTAGGAGTTGATGATG AGGTGCTTGCTGAAGGCTCCCCACGTCCTCTGTCTTCAGTGCCTGATGTGACGCATCACCTGGTGACCATGCAGTCAGGGAGGCAGTCGTATGAGGTTTCTGTCTTAACTGCTGTAAATCCGCAGGAG gaTATCTTACTGCCATAG
- the ZNF410 gene encoding zinc finger protein 410 isoform X3 — translation MLSDELESKPELLVQFVQNTSIPLGQGLVESEAKDITCLSLLPVTEASECSRLMLPDDTPNHTNSSKEVPSSAVLRSLQVNVGPDGEETRAQTVQKSPEFLSTPESPSLLQDLQPNDSTSFILLNLTRAGLGSSAEHLVFVQDEAEDSGNDFLSSESTDSSIPWFLRVQELAHDSLIAATRAQLAKNAKTSSSGENVHLGSGDGQPKDSGPLPQMEKKLKCTVEGCDRTFVWPAHFKYHLKTHRNDRSFICPAAGCGKSFYVLQRLKVHMRTHNGEKPFVCPESNCGKQFTTAGNLKNHLRIHTGEKPFLCEAQGCGRSFAEYSSLRKHLVVHSGEKPHQCQVCGKTFSQSGSRNVHMRKHHLQAGAAGSQEQEPVEVLAEGSPRPLSSVPDVTHHLVTMQSGRQSYEVSVLTAVNPQELLNQGDLTERRT, via the exons ATGTTATCAGATGAGTTAGAATCCAAACCAGAG CTCCTGGTACAGTTTGTTCAGAATACATCCATCCCCCTGGGACAGGGGTTGGTAGAATCAGAAGCTAAAGACATAACTTGCTTGTCCCTACTTCCAGTGACTGAAGCCTCAGAATGCAGTCGGCTAATGTTACCAG ATGATACTCCAAATCATACGAACTCCTCCAAGGAGGTTCCTTCCTCGGCTGTGTTGAGAAGCCTTCAGGTGAATGTGGGTCCAGACGGagaagagacgagggctcagactGTACAGAAGTCTCCAGAGTTTTTGTCCACTCCAGAGTCCCCTAGCTTGTTGCAAGATCTACAGCCAAATGATAGCActtcttttattcttcttaaCCTAACAAGAGCag GTCTGGGCTCTTCAGCCGAACACTTGGTATTTGTACAAGATGAAGCAGAGGATTCAGGGAATGATTTCCTCTCCAGTGAGAGCACAGACAGTAGCATTCCCTGGTTCCTCCGGGTTCAGGAGTTGGCCCATGACAGTCTGATCGCTGCCACTCGGGCACAGCTGGCAAAGAATGCAAAAACCAGCAGCAGTG GAGAAAATGTCCACCTTGGTTCTGGTGATGGGCAACCCAAAGATTCTGGGCCCCTTCCTCAAATGGAGAAGAAGCTCAAGTGTACAGTTGAAGGCTGTGACCGGACATTTGTGTGGCCAGCTCACTTTAAGTACCACCTTAAAACTCATCG AAACGACCGCTCCTTTATCTGCCCTGCAGCAGGTTGTGGGAAAAGCTTCTATGTACTACAGAGGCTGAAGGTGCACATGAGGACCCACAATGGGGAGAAGCCCTTTGTGTGCCCTGAGTCCAACTGTGGTAAGCAGTTCACAACAGCTGGAAACCTGAAGAACCACCTGCGCATCCATACAG GAGAGAAGCCTTTCCTTTGTGAAGCCCAAGGATGTGGCCGTTCCTTTGCTGAGTATTCTAGTCTTCGAAAACATTTGGTGGTTCACTCAG GAGAGAAGCCACATCAGTGTCAAGTCTGTGGAAAGACCTTCTCCCAGAGTGGGAGCAGGAACGTGCACATGAGGAAGCACCACTTGCAGGCGGGAGCAGCTGGGAGCCAGGAGCAGGAACCAGTTG AGGTGCTTGCTGAAGGCTCCCCACGTCCTCTGTCTTCAGTGCCTGATGTGACGCATCACCTGGTGACCATGCAGTCAGGGAGGCAGTCGTATGAGGTTTCTGTCTTAACTGCTGTAAATCCGCAGGAG TTACTAAACCAAGGAGATTTAACTGAAAGACGGACATGA
- the FAM161B gene encoding protein FAM161B isoform X1: MTVGRSAGASGGAQWSHQIFSPKSSSDTDADEELHGGGLVLPRASKLSEFLGPEEETDSTSDSTGSFFETLQALRQKDRRCWLESLYPSDPDSDESLSEEDEDLERFFQDKGRGKPQVQYPPSARCGSVRRCSSWGTLPSRTPKAHPQPPSGFRPPSRHRSISSWASSITVPQPFRMTLREARKKAQWLASPASFEPERRQAEKQGREEAECHRQFRAQPVPAHVYLPLYQEVMERNEARRRAGIQKRKELLLSSLKPFSFLEKEEQRKQAALQRHLAATAATAKVPKQKATRRIPKSILEPALGDKLQEAELLRKIRIHMRALDTLQKASSPIAPSSSQADRQPRTATRTREEKLGFLHTDFGFQPRVNPAIPDYEELYKAFQKQAAKRRDTREATRNKPFLLRTASRCHTRRPCDVASSEGRKESPEPPATRLSRSRSLNGLASLSANTLPVHITDATRKRESAVRCSLEKKDKADESTQWLEMHKKKCQAISKSVTLRAKAMDPHKSLEEVFKAKLKENRNNDRKRAKEYKKELEEMKERIQRRPYLFEQVTKTHSVPQDLARREAEQRYRDTLKQAGLDEGFVRSKGQGSPALQWKQRWEVGDCPSTHETTEVGIRNPQQDLEESLEQISSPMKELEELSYELPDNLRTLA, encoded by the exons atattttcccccaaatcctCCTCAGACACAGACGCAGATGAGGAGCTACACGGGGGTGGGCTGGTTTTGCCCAGGGCCAGCAAACTCAGTGAGTTCCTCGgtccagaggaggagacagactCTACTTCTGACTCAACTGGGAGCTTTTTCGAGACTCTGCAGGCACTGAGGCAGAAAGACAGGCGGTGCTGGTTGGAATCCCTTTATCCGTCTGACCCAGACAGTGATGAGAGCCTCTCTGAAGAGGATGAGGACCTGGAGCGTTTCTTCCAAGACAAAGGCAGGGGGAAGCCACAGGTGCAGTACCCCCCATCTGCGAG GTGTGGCTCCGTGAGGCGCTGCAGCTCCTGGGGCACCCTGCCCTCCCGTACTCCCAAGGCTCATCCGCAGCCACCATCCGGCTTCAGGCCTCCCTCCCGGCACAGAAGCATCAGCTCCTGGGCGTCATCCATCACCGTCCCTCAGCCATTCCGCATGACGCTGCGCGAGGCCAGGAAGAAGGCGCAGTGGCTGGCCTCCCCTGCCTCCTTTGAGCCCGAGAGGCGGCAGGCCGAGAAACAGGGCCGGGAGGAGGCCGAGTGCCACCGGCAGTTCCGGGCCCAGCCCGTGCCCGCCCACGTCTACCTGCCCCTCTACCAGGAGGTCATGGAGCGCAACGAGGCGCGCAGGCGGGCAGGAATCCAGAAGAGGAAGGAGCTGCTCCTCTCTTCCTTGAAGCCCTTCAGCTTCCTAGAGAAGGAGGAGCAGAGAAAGCAAGCTGCTCTGCAGAGGCACCTGGCCGCCACTGCCGCTACAGCCAAAGTCCCCAAGCAGAAGGCCACAAGGAGGATCCCCAAGTCCATTCTGGAGCCAGCCCTCGGGGACAAACTCCAGG AAGCTGAGCTCCTTAGGAAAATTCGCATCCATATGAGAGCCCTAGACACGCTCCAGAAGGCCTCATCCCCCATTGCCCCCTCCAGTAGCCAGGCTGACCGACAGCCTCGAACAGCCACACGGACCCGGGAAGAAAAGCTTGGGTTTCTGCACACTGACTTTGGATTCCAGCCTCGGGTGAATCCTGCCATCCCTGATTACGAAGAACTTTACAAGGCCTTCCAGAAGCAAGCTGCCAAGAGAAGAGACACCCGGGAGGCAACGCGCAACAAGCCCTTCTTGCTGAGAACTGCCAGCCGGTGTCACACTCGGAGGCCCTGTGATGTCGCTTCCTCTGAAGGTAGAAAG GAATCTCCAGAGCCACCCGCCACACGCCTGTCAAGGAGTCGTTCTCTGAATGGCCTTGCTTCCCTCTCTGCCAACACCCTCCCCGTACATATCACAGATGCCACCAGGAAGCGGGAATCTGCGGTCCG ATGTTCACTTGAGAAAAAGGACAAAGCAGATGAAAGTACTCAGTGGTTGGAGATGCACAAAAAGAAGTGTCAGGCAATATCTAAATCTGTCACCTTGCGTGCAAAAGCCATGGATCCCCATAAGAGCCTGGAGGAGGTGTTCAAAGCAAAGCTCAAAGAGAATCG GAACAATGACCGTAAAAGAGCAAAAGAGTATAAGAAGGAActggaggaaatgaaggaaagaatacAAAGGCGGCCGTATCTCTTCGAACAGGTAACCAAG ACTCATTCTGTTCCACAGGACCTTGCCAGGAGGGAAGCAGAGCAGCGGTATCGAGACACCCTGAAGCAGGCCGGGCTGGATGAAGGCTTTGTGAGGAGCAAGGGTCAGGGCAGCCCggctctgcagtggaagcagcgGTGGGAAGTCGGCGATTGTCCCAG CACTCATGAAACTACAGAAGTTGGCATCAGGAATCCACAGCAGGATTTAGAAGAATCTCTGGAACAGATTTCAAGTCCCATGAAAGAACTGGAGGAGCTGTCTTACGAATTACCAGATAATCTCAGAACACTTGCTTAA
- the FAM161B gene encoding protein FAM161B isoform X2 encodes MTVGRSAGASGGAQWSHQIFSPKSSSDTDADEELHGGGLVLPRASKLSEFLGPEEETDSTSDSTGSFFETLQALRQKDRRCWLESLYPSDPDSDESLSEEDEDLERFFQDKGRGKPQVQYPPSARCGSVRRCSSWGTLPSRTPKAHPQPPSGFRPPSRHRSISSWASSITVPQPFRMTLREARKKAQWLASPASFEPERRQAEKQGREEAECHRQFRAQPVPAHVYLPLYQEVMERNEARRRAGIQKRKELLLSSLKPFSFLEKEEQRKQAALQRHLAATAATAKVPKQKATRRIPKSILEPALGDKLQEAELLRKIRIHMRALDTLQKASSPIAPSSSQADRQPRTATRTREEKLGFLHTDFGFQPRVNPAIPDYEELYKAFQKQAAKRRDTREATRNKPFLLRTASRCHTRRPCDVASSEGRKESPEPPATRLSRSRSLNGLASLSANTLPVHITDATRKRESAVRCSLEKKDKADESTQWLEMHKKKCQAISKSVTLRAKAMDPHKSLEEVFKAKLKENRNNDRKRAKEYKKELEEMKERIQRRPYLFEQVTKDLARREAEQRYRDTLKQAGLDEGFVRSKGQGSPALQWKQRWEVGDCPSTHETTEVGIRNPQQDLEESLEQISSPMKELEELSYELPDNLRTLA; translated from the exons atattttcccccaaatcctCCTCAGACACAGACGCAGATGAGGAGCTACACGGGGGTGGGCTGGTTTTGCCCAGGGCCAGCAAACTCAGTGAGTTCCTCGgtccagaggaggagacagactCTACTTCTGACTCAACTGGGAGCTTTTTCGAGACTCTGCAGGCACTGAGGCAGAAAGACAGGCGGTGCTGGTTGGAATCCCTTTATCCGTCTGACCCAGACAGTGATGAGAGCCTCTCTGAAGAGGATGAGGACCTGGAGCGTTTCTTCCAAGACAAAGGCAGGGGGAAGCCACAGGTGCAGTACCCCCCATCTGCGAG GTGTGGCTCCGTGAGGCGCTGCAGCTCCTGGGGCACCCTGCCCTCCCGTACTCCCAAGGCTCATCCGCAGCCACCATCCGGCTTCAGGCCTCCCTCCCGGCACAGAAGCATCAGCTCCTGGGCGTCATCCATCACCGTCCCTCAGCCATTCCGCATGACGCTGCGCGAGGCCAGGAAGAAGGCGCAGTGGCTGGCCTCCCCTGCCTCCTTTGAGCCCGAGAGGCGGCAGGCCGAGAAACAGGGCCGGGAGGAGGCCGAGTGCCACCGGCAGTTCCGGGCCCAGCCCGTGCCCGCCCACGTCTACCTGCCCCTCTACCAGGAGGTCATGGAGCGCAACGAGGCGCGCAGGCGGGCAGGAATCCAGAAGAGGAAGGAGCTGCTCCTCTCTTCCTTGAAGCCCTTCAGCTTCCTAGAGAAGGAGGAGCAGAGAAAGCAAGCTGCTCTGCAGAGGCACCTGGCCGCCACTGCCGCTACAGCCAAAGTCCCCAAGCAGAAGGCCACAAGGAGGATCCCCAAGTCCATTCTGGAGCCAGCCCTCGGGGACAAACTCCAGG AAGCTGAGCTCCTTAGGAAAATTCGCATCCATATGAGAGCCCTAGACACGCTCCAGAAGGCCTCATCCCCCATTGCCCCCTCCAGTAGCCAGGCTGACCGACAGCCTCGAACAGCCACACGGACCCGGGAAGAAAAGCTTGGGTTTCTGCACACTGACTTTGGATTCCAGCCTCGGGTGAATCCTGCCATCCCTGATTACGAAGAACTTTACAAGGCCTTCCAGAAGCAAGCTGCCAAGAGAAGAGACACCCGGGAGGCAACGCGCAACAAGCCCTTCTTGCTGAGAACTGCCAGCCGGTGTCACACTCGGAGGCCCTGTGATGTCGCTTCCTCTGAAGGTAGAAAG GAATCTCCAGAGCCACCCGCCACACGCCTGTCAAGGAGTCGTTCTCTGAATGGCCTTGCTTCCCTCTCTGCCAACACCCTCCCCGTACATATCACAGATGCCACCAGGAAGCGGGAATCTGCGGTCCG ATGTTCACTTGAGAAAAAGGACAAAGCAGATGAAAGTACTCAGTGGTTGGAGATGCACAAAAAGAAGTGTCAGGCAATATCTAAATCTGTCACCTTGCGTGCAAAAGCCATGGATCCCCATAAGAGCCTGGAGGAGGTGTTCAAAGCAAAGCTCAAAGAGAATCG GAACAATGACCGTAAAAGAGCAAAAGAGTATAAGAAGGAActggaggaaatgaaggaaagaatacAAAGGCGGCCGTATCTCTTCGAACAGGTAACCAAG GACCTTGCCAGGAGGGAAGCAGAGCAGCGGTATCGAGACACCCTGAAGCAGGCCGGGCTGGATGAAGGCTTTGTGAGGAGCAAGGGTCAGGGCAGCCCggctctgcagtggaagcagcgGTGGGAAGTCGGCGATTGTCCCAG CACTCATGAAACTACAGAAGTTGGCATCAGGAATCCACAGCAGGATTTAGAAGAATCTCTGGAACAGATTTCAAGTCCCATGAAAGAACTGGAGGAGCTGTCTTACGAATTACCAGATAATCTCAGAACACTTGCTTAA